In one Trichosurus vulpecula isolate mTriVul1 chromosome 8, mTriVul1.pri, whole genome shotgun sequence genomic region, the following are encoded:
- the LOC118829887 gene encoding neurexin-3-beta: MAPDKSEKARGGELVIPLLVEDPLNPPPIATRAPFITLPPTFRPLLTIIETTKDSLSMTSEAGLPCLSDQGSDGCDDDGLVISGYGSGETFDSNLPPTDDEDFYTTFSLVTDKSLSTSVFEGGYKAHAPKWESKNFRPNKVSETGRTTTTTSLSPELIRSTASSSSGMVPKLPAGKMNNRELKPQPDIVLLPLPTAYELDSTKLKSPLITSPMFRNVPTANPTEPGIRRVPGASEVIRESSSTTGMVVGIVAAAALCILILLYAMYKYRNRDEGSYQVDETRNYISNSAQSNGMLVKEKQQSSKSGHKKQKNKDKEYYV; the protein is encoded by the exons ATGGCCCCCGACAAGAGTGAAAAAGCACGTG GAGGTGAATTAGTTATCCCTCTACTTGTAGAAGACCCTTTAAATCCCCCTCCTATTGCTACTCGTGCACCTTTCATTACACTCCCCCCTACCTTTCGCCCCCTCCTCACCATTATTGAGACCACCAAAGATTCCCTGTCCATGACCTCTGAGGCGGGGTTACCTTGCTTGTCGGACCAAGGCAGCGATGGTTGTGATGATGATGGCTTGGTGATATCTGGGTATGGCTCAGGGGAAACCTTTGACTCTAACCTGCCCCCTACTGATGATGAAGATTTTTACACCACCTTCTCCTTGGTAACAGATAAGAGTCTTTCCACTTCAGTCTTCGAAGGTGGCTACAAAGCACATGCGCCCAAGTGGGAATCCAAGAACTTTAGACCTAACAAAGTCTCCGAAACTGGTAGGACTACTACTACCACATCTTTGTCCCCTGAGCTGATCCGCTCCACAGCTTCCTCCTCGTCTGGGATGGTGCCCAAATTGCCAGCTGGCAAAATGAATAACCGTGAGCTCAAACCCCAGCCTGATATAGTGTTGCTTCCGTTGCCCACTGCCTATGAGCTAGACAGCACAAAGCTGAAGAGCCCACTAATTACTTCCCCCATGTTCCGTAATGTGCCCACAGCAAACCCCACAGAGCCAGGAATCAGACGGGTTCCGGGGGCCTCAGAGGTGATCCGGGAGTCGAGCAGTACAACAGGGATGGTCGTCGGCATTGTGGCTGCTGCCGCTCTCTGCATCTTGATCCTCCTGTATGCCATGTACAAGTACAGGAACAGGGACGAGGGGTCCTATCAGGTGGATGAGACGCGGAACTACATCAGCAACTCTGCCCAGAGCAACGGCATGCTGGTCAAGGAGAAGCAGCAGAGCTCAAAGAGTGGccataagaaacagaaaaacaaggaCAAAGAGTATTatgtgtaa